A window of the Miscanthus floridulus cultivar M001 chromosome 14, ASM1932011v1, whole genome shotgun sequence genome harbors these coding sequences:
- the LOC136503468 gene encoding uncharacterized protein: MRPSLPKLVAAARSPARACRRLPPRATFLAQSRAHPCSLRRTALAPAPCVAPRRPPPPPPAVVCCAAAATTSAAASAQWRRWAIAICEPPPSRIRPWRLPTHLNLRAAVVIGLRAVVVIGLRVVVFCRFWNPPGVMFEPRNMFLTLIIPGHLGNNMGVFMQLVWDELQRAWEEGVLTYDRATKRNFTMHVWYQYSMHDFLAYGLFSVWCVHGKFPYPTCKADVMFTWLAKGGKYSSFDKHHQFLPEDHELRRDEKHFTKGVQVTGPIPQDKSPTDVLAQIEALQIDEEKGGFKGYGTDHMWTHISGLTRLPYYKDLLLPHNIDVMHIEKNVAEALWATLMDIGKKSKDNVKARLDVEMICDRPNLVMKTLAPGKRWKKGLADYILKRADRKEVLQWIKTLKFPDGYAANLSRGVNLQTMKVLGMKSHDFHIWIERILPAMTRGYLPEPVWHVLAELSFFFHQLCAKELSRDVCLDLEKAAPLLLCKLEMIFPPGFFLSMQHLILHLPREARLGGPVQHHWCYPIERCLKLLRKKCRNKAKIEASMAEAFILEEFSTFTQAYYTEKLHRPQNPTPRYNIDKNSSNLSLFKGDLGRGGAGNNKNLQHDEWHTIMIYLLLNLEECIPYQKEYINEHWTCNRDPTEQEEDHLLRHGVAGQLTRPSPRSRGTCGLLHRRSRGTPRGRRRRRSRGTLGLQASLRRTTGTMVGSGFPRHGGSDLPRGGSRARAAARGESM, translated from the exons ATGCGCCCCTCCCTTCCCAAGCTCGTCGCCGCCGCCAGGAGCCCTGCCCGCGCCTGCCGCCGCCTGCCGCCGCGCGCCACCTTCCTCGCCCAGAGCCGCGCTCACCCCTGCTCCCTACGCCGCACCGCGCTCGCCCCCGCTCCCTGCGTCGCGCCGCGccgaccaccaccgccgccacctgccGTAGTGTGCTGCGCGGCGGCTGCCACCACTTCGGCCGCCGCCAGTGCCCAATGGCGACGATGGGCGATTGCGATCTGTGAGCCGCCGCCCTCGCGAATTCGGCCGTGGCGACTACCGACTCATCTG AATCTTCGTGCCGCTGTGGTTATCGGCCTTCGCGCCGTTGTGGTTATCGGCCTTCGCGTtgttgttttttgtaggttttggaa tcccCCCGGCGTCATGTTTGAACCCAGGAACATGTTCTTGACGCTGATAATACCTGGACACCTAGgcaacaatatgggtgtgttcatgcagcTAGTGTGGGATGAATTGCAACGTGCTTGGGAAGAGGGGGTACTGacgtacgaccgagctacaaagaggaacttcacaatgcatgtgtggtaccagtactcaatgcatgacttcctggcatatggcTTATTTAGCgtgtggtgtgttcacgggaagttcccttaCCCAACATGCAAGGCAGATGTGATGTTCACCTGGCTAgccaagggtggcaagtattcttctttTGACAAACATCATCAATTCCTGCCTGAGGACCATGAACTGAGACGAGATGAAAagcacttcacgaaaggtgttcaAGTCACCGGCCCCATCCCTCAGGATAAGAGCCCTACCGACGTCCTTGCCCAGATAGAGGCTCTCCAAATTGATGAAGAGAAGGGTGGTTTTAAAGGATATGGTACcgaccacatgtggactcatatatcgggcttgactaggctcccctactacaaggaccttcttcttccacacaacatcgatgtaatgcacatagaaaagaatgtcgccgaggcactctgggcaacactcatggacattggcaagaagtcaaaggacaacgttaaggctagactggaTGTTGAAATGatttgcgatagaccaaatctagtgatgaagacccTCGCGCCAGGCAAGAGATGGAAAAAGGGCCTGGCCGATTACATCCTGAAAAGGGCAGATAGGAAGGAAGTACTACAGTGGATCAAGACGTTAaagttccctgatgggtatgcggcaaatttgagtaggggagtgaacttgcaGACTAtgaaagtcttagggatgaagagtcatgacttccacatatggattgagcggatccttcctgcgatgacccgAGGATACCTCCCTGAGCCAGTGTGGCAcgtcctggcagagttgagctttttcttccaccaactttgtgccaaggagttatctcgggatGTTTGTCTTGACCTAGAGAAGGCTGCACctctgttgctctgcaagttggagatgatatttccacccggcttcttcctgtctatgcagcatctgattttgcacctaccgcgcgaggcacggttgggggggcccgtgcagcaccattggtgctatccaatcgagaggtgtctaaagcttcttcggaaaaagtgtagaaataaagccaaaattgaggcttccatggcagaggcattcattctggagGAGTTCTCGACATTCACACAGGCGTACTATACTGAGAAACTTCACAGACCGCAAAATCCAACCCCTCGTTACAACATCGACAAGAattcatcgaacctcagccttttcaaaggggaTCTCGGAAGAGGAGGCGCAGGGAACAACAAGAACTTGCAGCATGATGAGTGGCACACTATCATGATCTacttgttgttgaaccttgaggAATGCATTCCTTATCAGAA GGAATATATTAATGAACACTGGACATGCAATAGGGATCCTACTGAGCAAGAAGAAGACCATCTTCTCAGACATGGTGT GGCTGGCCAGCTCACTCGACCTTCCCCACGCAGCAGGGGTACATGTGGCCTCCTCCACCGTCGCAGTAGGGGTACTCCTCGTGGCCGCAGGCGCCGACGCAGCAGGGGCACTCTGGGCCTACAAGCGTCCCTGCGCCGCACTACTGGCACTATG